Proteins from a genomic interval of Sphingobacterium sp. SYP-B4668:
- a CDS encoding PorP/SprF family type IX secretion system membrane protein, whose protein sequence is MKITTKISICRYRIMAIMAIIMLLSNVRVSGQQYIDPALSGSFSKMLNPSFNALLNGGEGDAALVYRYQWAGLDGAPKSIWFNGNLGIGQRGIAVGINAKQFRIGVERSTEVSANFTKTLQISDQEYVGLGLNLGYTQQRGDFTSLAPEDPAFQNVQYGTLLYGLSASLVRPDKYYVGLSMPRAIFGSNDSDYVRQFGRDNTFYVSTGMLFDLGSNFHLRPNLLASYREVTGLQFDGSATLFISPKVGIGAGYRQRGDLMGIAEFNIGKLRFAYSYQQNLKNKDLNRYITNSSHELGLSFKFGSRGFSML, encoded by the coding sequence ATGAAGATAACAACAAAAATATCAATCTGCAGATACAGGATAATGGCGATTATGGCCATTATCATGCTGCTGTCCAACGTTCGTGTAAGTGGGCAGCAGTATATCGACCCGGCATTGTCGGGCTCGTTTAGCAAGATGTTGAACCCCAGCTTTAACGCCCTGCTCAATGGAGGTGAAGGTGATGCGGCTTTGGTATATCGATACCAATGGGCGGGTCTAGACGGAGCGCCCAAGAGCATTTGGTTCAATGGGAACCTCGGTATTGGACAACGGGGCATTGCTGTGGGAATTAATGCCAAACAGTTTCGCATAGGTGTGGAACGCTCCACGGAAGTGTCAGCCAATTTCACCAAGACCCTTCAGATTTCGGATCAAGAATATGTAGGCCTGGGCCTGAATCTGGGCTATACCCAGCAACGGGGAGATTTTACTTCCTTAGCTCCGGAGGACCCCGCATTCCAGAACGTACAGTATGGTACCCTGCTCTATGGACTATCGGCCTCTTTAGTCCGACCAGATAAATACTATGTTGGACTATCCATGCCTCGCGCTATCTTTGGATCAAATGATTCAGATTATGTCCGTCAATTTGGACGTGACAATACCTTCTATGTATCTACGGGTATGCTTTTTGATCTAGGCAGTAATTTTCATCTACGACCTAATCTGTTGGCCAGCTACAGAGAGGTGACCGGGCTACAGTTCGACGGGTCGGCGACACTCTTCATCAGTCCCAAGGTGGGTATCGGCGCTGGTTATAGGCAACGTGGCGACCTGATGGGGATTGCAGAGTTCAACATTGGCAAACTTCGCTTTGCATATAGTTATCAACAGAATCTTAAGAATAAGGACCTGAATAGATACATTACCAACAGTAGCCATGAACTTGGTTTATCTTTTAAATTTGGGTCTCGCGGATTCTCGATGCTATAA